From Asterias rubens chromosome 3, eAstRub1.3, whole genome shotgun sequence, the proteins below share one genomic window:
- the LOC117288241 gene encoding glyoxylate/hydroxypyruvate reductase A-like, producing MLLSWMCYRVHCVKRFIKPSVSAKVSDRHSVGMASVNENETVMDRQALSRNRPVVVIYTAYNDTVIQQLKERHSDIPYVLVDVQPPGEIIKAEVLAILQEAEIILSDTNLIPPIYTKLKKTKWIQSTWAGIDEFYHHLDFNELPTFTFTRFGQGIRAAMAEYTIGHIIAHERSFFDLKSNQEQKIWKRIPYRSLDQITIGILGAGDIGEEIARVCKAFNMTTWGLVRRDLPKEERSEHVDVYKKMDGLCDLLAECDYICSVLPQTPQTDDILSNDVLSNCTKKPMIINIGRGNIISEDAILKALEKGWISHAVLDVFREEPLPKESPLWSSSKVTISPHSAGHTFSSKLITLLEENYDRYINGKPLKFIVDWKQGY from the exons ATGTTGCTGTCCTGGATGTGTTACCGAGTACATTGTGTTAAAAG ATTCATCAAACCCTCAGTTTCTGCTAAAGTGAGTGACAGACATAGTGTTGGTATGGCCTCAGTCAATGAAAATGAAACAGTCATGGATAGACAAGCGTTGTCACGTAATCGACCTGTTGTCGTGATATATACCGCATACAATGATACTGTAATACAGCAATTGAAGGAACGACACTCGGACATCCCTTATGTCTTGGTGGACGTCCAGCCACCAG GAGAGATAATTAAAGCAGAGGTGCTTGCGATTCTTCAAGAAGCAGAGATAATATTGAGTGATACGAACCTTATCCCACCAATttataccaaattgaaaaagacaaagtgGATTCAGTCCACATGGGCAG GTATTGATGAGTTCTACCATCACCTTGATTTCAATGAACTGCCAACCTTCACATTTACACGTTTTGGTCAAGGGATAAGGGCGGCCATGGCAGAGTACACCATAGGCCACATAATCGCTCATGAGAGATCTTTCTTTGACTTGAAAAGCAATCAAGAACAGAAAATATG GAAGCGAATCCCGTACCGCAGTTTGGACCAGATCACAATTGGTATACTAGGCGCTGGAGACATAGGAGAGGAAA tTGCAAGAGTATGTAAAGCTTTCAACATGACGACGTGGGGATTAGTCAGGCGTGACCTGCCCAAAGAAGAACGAAGTGAGCATGTGGATGTTTATAA AAAGATGGATGGATTATGTGATCTACTGGCTGAGTGTGACTACATATGCAGCGTGTTACCCCAAACGCCACAAACTGATGACATTCTCTCCAACGACGTCTTGTCCAACTGCACCAAGAAACCAATGATCATTAACATTGGAAGGGGGAATATCATCAGTGAAGACGCCATACTGAAAGCCCTAGAGAAAGGCTGGATCTCACATGCAGTCCTGGATGTGTTCAGAGAGGAGCCACTCCCCAAGGAAAGTCCCCTGTGGTCATCTTCCAAG gtgACCATTTCACCACATTCAGCCGGCCACACCTTCTCCAGTAAg CTCATTACTTTACTTGAAGAGAACTATGACCGTTACATCAATGGGAAACCTCTTAAGTTCATCGTAGACTGGAAGCAAGGTTATTGA